The Ptiloglossa arizonensis isolate GNS036 chromosome 4, iyPtiAriz1_principal, whole genome shotgun sequence genome contains the following window.
AATTTGATCGCGCTTAAGGGCGCGCCCCGCGCTTAAAGTAATTCTTTCGATCTAGGTGAGCGAGACTCAACGATACTCACTGTTACGCACTTGTCGGTATGGTTCTCGACGGACTgcaaataagaagaagaagaaaaaaaaagaaaaaaagaaaagaaaaaagaaagaaaaggaaaaagagtgCCGCTTTAGTTGAGGGATCCTTTGACGCGAAAGGGCCCTCTTCTCGAGTGCTCGACTAGACGTGAATGCACTTACGTGACAAGCGCCTTCGCCCCTCTTGTTGAGTGTGCAGATATTGTCGTTGGTGACACGAAAGCTGGCGTTTAaacattgtttttgatcgatcaCGCTCAGCTCGATTTGCTGCAATTCGTTCGGCGCCTCGCCGGGATACTTCAACCGAGTGACGGATTCGTTGGGAGTTCAGGGAACGCGATAAGACGGTCGTatgaaacaaaagaaagaaCATGCAGCTGGAACAAAGTGTCGAGATCGAGAGATCTCATCGATTCGGTACTCGATACCGTTCGAGTATCGTCGACGAGATCGTAATTTCGGACGATACTCACGCTGGTGGTCCCCCAACCGGACAACATGGCGGGGTAATCGGTTTTACTGAAATTCTCGCTGGGTAGAGCGACTGGTTTTACTTTGTCCCCGAAAACGATATCCTTGTTCACCTTGATCAATCCGATATCGTTCCTGATCAACACGGAACTGTATCTCGGGTGACCGATCACCCTTTCGGATTGGTACTCGTCACCCCCCTGGTCCAGGGTGTTGGTACCCAACACCACGGTGATACCGGTGTCGTTGAAACTGAAACGATCAATTGCAGCTGCGAATACGTACACGTGTTGCTCTTATTTCGTAGTGGATGGCTTTGTTGAAACGAACCTCGACACACAGTGAGCAGCCGTCAATATCCACCTGTTATTCAGCAACGATCCACCACAGAAATGACGACTCTTGTAGCGCAGGGAAGCTTGATAAGGGTATTGTCCATCCTCGGCTGTCGAACCACCGACGATCTTCGGTATTTCGTTCGTGGTCGTTGTCGCTGCGCTCAATGATTTCAATTAACCAGATTAAGGGATTATCGTTCGATTAGAGGTGACTCGTCGATACTCGTCtcgtgaaattattttctcaacGAGTCGTTACAGCTAATCGTGATTCTTCGATCATTGTTCGTAATCAAAAATGGAATAAATAATTACCGGATGCCTCGAGCAACGCGACAGCGGCGAGAATGCAAACGAGCGAGAACATTTTCAAACGTTCGGTTTTCATCTATGGTACACCCACCGCGAGTTAAATATCAATCTGACATACCCTGGAGGTTCGAAGGGTATTTATACCGAGTACCTTCTTAATGTCCGTGGGAATTAAATACACACCTGGCCACCATTTAAATTTGGGTCAGATATTACCTACGAAAAAGCCCATTCCGATGTATCTCACGTTCGCCACGatagaaacaatgaaaaaaccGCGGTCGAACAGGTGTCCTTATCGTTTAAGAGGAAAACATCGCGGAACGCACAATGTTAATTATGTTAGTTATCTACACATTGCGTCGAAACGTATCTACGACGAGGAATGTTGAACGAAACGTAATCTGGTTAACGATTCATTGTAATAATTACCGTACAATCAAAtcggtaattattatttttaattaaccaGCGTACGATAATcgagattaacgaataacgtaaataacGCGAGTACAATCGTCCCACGTAATTAACTCTTCGGACATTAATCGCGAAGCGATTGTACGTTCGATTGTTGTTCAATTAACCGGTCGATAACAAAGAAGCCGAAGTTAAAGTAATCTTGTatcgaaatattacaaattacatTAGATTGTATATGTTTGTATACGATCGTTAATTACCGTTGGTGCAACAAAGTGATCGATCAAAGTTTCTGTGCCCGAACGAGTTTGAAATCGACTCGCGCGAAAACGATCtctcaaatttcaatttcatctaAAAGTCGATTCATTTTTACGTGTACAGAATCACCTTCTTCTCGGTTCTGCATACCGCGCGTGAGACTTTGTATATAAATACAGGGCGAGGCATCTAAAAGGGCGTGCCtttacatttctgttgcatgcgtAAACACAAAAGTATCTTTAGACGAAAAGTCGTGCAGTCGgtggaaataaatataatggAAAAGAAGAATTTTCTCCGGGTGGggggtttcttttctttttttttcgtcacttTTCGTAAACACGTGAAACGTAAATAAACGCATTCGTTCGGACGACTCGGTATGCGTGGAATTTTCGTTCCCGACTGATTGAGACGCGTTTAGACAGCGATTCAAAAATGATCGTTCGTATTGTTTCAGCAGGTGAACTGTACGgttaaagaaaggaaagaaacatgTACAAACAATTATTCAACTTGTCCGATTCGCCTCTTTGTCGATCAATGACTCAAAAGGATATTATTCGGCGCCTTTATTAAACGAGGGCGCAGGACAATTTAAAAAGGCACAAAGCTGCACAATTTATTCCATTGTGACATGACTCACCCTGATTATGTTCCATTCAGAGACGGTGGCTGGGTGATTGGCCTCATTCAAATTGTATAGTAGTGGTAAGGGTCTAATTCTGGCGTCATACTTGAACGCACTGTGCTTTCTGATATTGCTCTTAAATATCACCGTGAAGATTCGGATAAAGGGTACATCGCGACACGCATTACAACGACCACAATGGGAAACGAATTCCTTTTGACGGCTTAATAGAAAATACGGATGCAATCTCTTATCTCGCGCGCGTTGCAACGTCCGAAATATAATTGTGCAGTCGTGTTCGTGCACGTTTTTATCAATAACGTCGGGTCTTCTTCGTTGACTGTCGTCTAACCGGGAATACAATTGTGAACATTTGTCAATGTTCGATTTCGATTGATGAAAACGGGAGAACGATCGATGGAACGAAGTACTTATTAAATGAAATCAAACGGACGATAAATATTGGGAAATTGGACTCGCGTACAGGGagactaaataaaaaaaaaaacagtcggACGTGTGGGAAGATGTATTTACGAAATTGGAAAAGAATTGAAATAATTCGAGAGGGTGGTAATTAAGATTGATATTACAACGTTTCGTTTTCTAAACGAGCGCCAAACGAACAGTATGGAAATTAAGGTAAAATTCGAAGGAAGTAGAATTTAATTGTAACGGATGTACATCGATATCACGGATGGTTCGTTATCTTGTCGTTTGTCCGGTTGATACTTTATCTATTAAATAACGGCCGTAGGACAAAGATTTCCCATGGAACGGAACAAGAAACGAACACTCGATGGTTACAACTTGAACTTTCTTTATTTAAATGAATCAGAGGCAATATGAACCGTCGATGCAACGTTGCTTGTACAATGTCAAAGTTAATTTTCCTCGTGCGTTACTTTCCTCGGTTGATTCTCTCGAACAACACAAACGCAATTATCTCCGAGTAGTGCGAACTATGTACTGcgtgttattttaattaatcaGAACTTGGACGCTGACAAGCGCACGGGTTTCGCAACCGCTCATATTCCCTGTGGCGtgtacgtataaaatattcatgTTCTCACAACCAGAAGTTAATAGTCAGAATTGTACCGCTTCGCCCGTGCAtacagtaaataaataaaacatagaaaaagaaaaactcgcACGTAACTAATCTCTATACGCCTTGCTTTCGGTCATCAACTAACgcgctatatatatatatatatatatatatatatacacatacacatatacatacatatacatatacatatatatatacacatatatatatatatatatatatatacacacatatatatatatatataattcttcCGTACCCTTATATAagtattttttatcgtttacaaAAGCTACTGTTTCAGTATCACTTGCCGCTGGCCACGCTCTAACGCATGTACGTTTTAAGTAACCGTGTGAAAGTAAATATGGATGTGTATATGTGTTCGTTTGTGACATAATAATTTCGAAATCGCGTGGATCGTTGGCTTACATTTTATCTGTGTGTGTGTGCTtaacatatatattataattattcacCTTGTACCATATCGAACCGATAAAACTTTATGATTGTCTAATAGTTTGAAtaactatataatatatatataaattacgtTTTACAATTCAAATAGAGTTCTTTACCAATAGTACGGTAGGGGGCGACCGAGTATTTccgtatggtgtatttttcgtAACACCCGTTACATACATATAGTATAACATCGATAGtactaaaaatataaacatttctgTTTTTAACTTTAAATCATACAATCATAGTTTAGTCACTAGAGAATACGTACAAAATCAAATGCCAGCACCCCATTTAAGACGACGGACTTATTTCGAATATGCGTAAGCCGTATGTGTGAAATTTTTGTGTCGCTCGAACACACAGatgaaaatactttttctaTTGAAAATACTCTTCACGTAGAAAGTAATGAATGCGTGAAAACAGTTTTTACCGTGTAAATGCTTAAATTACTATAAAAGATACATGTACGTCTATTTTAATTCTTATTTAATTGAACATCGAAAATTGTCTACGAAATGCGTGATAGAACACTCCAGATTGTATGCAATATGTACATGCACATAACGCGTTGTGAAAGGTGGCGATGGAACTTATTTTATAACTTTTATCTTTGATTCGTGATGGACAATTCTACTTAAACAAAAATACTATTTGTTAACAGCCAGTTTATACTATTCTTCTTTTCCATTGAAGTTTATAAAACAGTTAAGAACGTTCAAAATACTTTCATGAATAATGCATACTTTTAAATGCACGTTCACTTAAACATCCGTCTACTTTAATCAATTATGCTCAAGATTAGtcaagataaataaataagaatatgtaatattattttatacatccATGCAAATTTATTCATAGACTATTTTTGCATTTCATAATATGATCAAAATTTATGCGATAAAGTCACTTTGTATTAACATTCGTTTGTTGTAAATGCTGtagaaaatatatgtatatagaagTTTAATACCCAAAATTGCAAATTAATTTAAGATATCAGTAACTTAAAGTCATAATATCACATGGTGCTGCCATCCAATATTGTAGCTGCAGAAATGTGTACAGAAAGATGGCTATGTTACGTTCTAGGCCACAGAACTCCGTCACTTATTGGCTATGaaatatttaagtatattattCGGTTTTGGTTTACTAGTTGTTGGCCATGAACGAGTGACTTCTCTTTGTATGTCAATGGGTAAAGATTTGAGAACCGCCGCATCAATTTTTGGAGACAATTGCATAGGTGACGAAGGACTGAGTCTAAGATCAGCCATTTCGTTGCTTGGAGATTCTCTACGCCCGCTCAACCATACTTCCAATctcgttttttttggtaaagGTTCTATCTCATTCAGTAGATCGTCTTCTGCGCATTGATTGTTACCACCTACAGATTTTGAAATTGGAGACGAAGTAGTACTCATCGCGGAACCATCGTTACTATCTTGATTTATACTCATCGGTGATCCAAGACTGACATCGGAAATACCTTCTTCCGAACTTATGTCTAAGACGGATTGAACGGCAACTTGTTTTCGCAAGAAGGACGTAATACTATTTCTTCCAGAAGATCTTTCTTCAAACTTTGTGAAAGCAACTCCTAAAAGAGTTAAGTGGAATGGTTTAGAGACATCAACAGTACGATGAAAAAGTTTCATTGCTAGAGCTAGCATTTTAGCATGATCGTAAACACTAGATTTTGTGGAAGGCAATAGATGTTTCGGTAAAGCGCATTGCCGAGTTTCTCTTTTGCCGGAAGTTGGTTTATTAAAATCATGCTTTCTGACTGTTATTCTCATAGCAATGGGGATTCTTCCATCCTCCATAGCTAATTCTGTCAATCTTCTCAAAAGCCCTCCAAGTCGTGATTCCACTTCTGCTACTAAAGAAACACTCTTAAAACCATCTTCTAAACCTATAGATTGTTTTTTTCCTGTCGGCTTCACGACAGTTTCATCTATTCCTTCTGCATTGTCTTTCAATTTTCTTGCCAAATCAATACCAAGTttcatttccaaattttccaaagGCGTTTTACGCAAATCGTCCACTGTTTTTATATTATTGGACACTAATAATTGTGTAGTTTTTTGTCCAACACCGGGTATTTTCGACACAGATCCTATTGTAGATAATAACATTGGTCCGCTGCACGGGAATACTAGCGTCTGTTGATTCGGTTTATGCAATGATCCTGCTAGTTTTGCAAGAAGTTTATTGTGTGCTATTCCAGCACTGCATGTGACACGTAACTCTTTATAAATCCGTTTTCTTATTTCTGCTGCAATTTTAGAAGCAATAATTAATCGAGCATGGCAACCACACGGGCATTCTTCTTCGGACGGGCCAAATACTTCACCAACTGGATTCTTATCTTCGATAGAAATACTTATATTTAATTCCGAATCATTTCCAGAATTCATATATTTTTGCACAATAGACGTGACATCCAAAAAGTTATCATCAAAACCTAATCTTTCAACTAAGGGAGTAAATTGATGTAATATCTCCAATATCTTGCCAGAAAAGTGACGATAGTTTGTCAAATCTTCACCATTCACCAGGGCCAGCCCAGGACATAACTGTAAAGCTTCTTGAACGGACATACACTTTTTAATTCCATATTCTCTTGCCACATAGTTGCTTGTCActacaatatttttttgttgTACTCCTAATGGTTTACCTTCTAGCTCTGGATGCCTTAGCATCTCCACTTGAGCATAAAAACAGTCAACATCTATGTGAATTATAGTTCTTGGATGTCGTATAATTGTATCAAAATCAATGGAATCCATTGATGTCAGCTTATAAATAATGTAGTACAATATTATACATAGAATCTTTATTACATAAGTTGTctcgtttaatattttaacaTATTATAATCTGTAACAATAATAAGACataattaataatacatttaGAAAATAGCATCAAATAATTTGCACATAAAACATCTCTAACAATTAGATGCTATTTAATGAGGTTTATTACCTTTCTAAAACACAGATTtagttataaatatatttttaaatatctgattttaatttcattgatgGCATACATTAACAAAGTATAATTTTCTTCCTACTTTTAATAGGTTTTAACAAAGATTTTTATAAATCGTGAATGTATAGTTATATACTTGTTGATGTGTTCAATTCATATATCTAGAAAATAGGTTAAGTTAAACATACAAAGCATACAAACAGTATGCTCGTTTTCACTTACATATTGCAGTTTATAATCATATAATTCATTGTAATTGTTATTTTGAAACAAATGAAGTTAATACATGTTCGTTACATTACTTTTTTCTTATCATTTATTCTAGCTTTTACCAGATTATAAAGTAAGGTTACCATTATTTAGTATTCATTAGGGATGTATGTTGTCGCACAGCTATGTAGAATATTTACgtacaaatgtatttttattctccAGAAACCCGTTAGGTCATTGGATAGACATTAAAAATGTAgttgttattattaaaaacaCTAATGTTTCACTTGTGAAATACGCGCCAACTCttcataagtttcatcgaagttATATGTTTTTTACGGCTGACGAGTTTCGCTGGTAACACgaaacaaaattatcgtaaaaacTAAACAGAAACTTGTTTATAAACTGTAATGCgactaatttatttttcacatgGTAGCCATGTTTTTGAATTGTCATAGATATcttcatatatacatatttattgcaCCCTAAAATTTGGTGCATACTAATGTTCTAAGTTAGATACACGCATAGTTATTTTATGATGCAAGTACATTTTTCCACTAGAAAGtaacatatatgtacataatgGTTCACTTTCATTATAACCCTAGGTAACAACAGCCAATAGTATTTAAGGGAAAATAGGGGAATAATGTGATGTACGTAGATAAAATACAATATCTATTATTTTCCCTATATGGGTTCCAATCAAAATCTAGAAGAACTAGTGGAAATTTAACATAGATATGGAAAAGATGAAGTACTCTAAAGATGAACCCCTCTAGAAAATTATACATGTTTTATATTACACTGTTCATTCGTGTTCTCAATGCACGACAGTATTTCATTATTGTAATGTAACAGAGGAATTAACAGAAATAAAACAGAGGAATtcgttgtaatatttaaatattgcttTATATTTccaaatgtaaatatttcagtGTTAAATTATGTGATGTTTATATAGCCTTTCGTAATTGTGTGCAGTTAGTTACAAAAAAATGTGAAACGGTTGGATGATCGCAATCTAATAGATGAAACATAACCAGTAAGTGTATTTAAAGATTTTCCTAATCGTGTAAATGTATTAAATGTTCAAGGAGGTAGAAAGGAGTTAAATTTCCAACTTTAATGTGAAATGTGAGTATCTTGTTGAGTGCTTCGTTTTAAAAAACCTTACCTATTAAACAAATTTACTTTGATTCtgtaaatttctcgaattgcatGAACTCAAGTTCGGCTGCAAATCAAGTGCAGGCGGCCATCTTGGAAAATCCCTTTTTATGGGGttgaacttaaaattttgaCAAGAATTGAACTTTGTAGGGAAAGCCAGATTTTTCAGAGCGATCCCAAAATTAGAACGTGAAAATCAATTTCGCGCCACTGAACAGTATTATTCAATAGCCAAGTTTAAAAgcaagaaaaatatagaaacgagtTGCGTTATAAACAATTCGAATAAGAAACGGGTAGGAGAATTTTTCTGTTGAAAGTTGGAAATAATATAGGCAAAACGGCTTCGCAAAAAAAATCGTCTAAGAAGATGGCGGAGACCAAAGAATTAGAGGTGAGTGAAGTATTAAAAGTAGTGCAGTGGAGTTAGATTATGTGTGAAATTTTAGAGAAAAGTCGGCAGGTCTGCATTGTGAATTTGTCGTGGTTATATCCGGGTTATCAGCGATTTACGATTTGCGTCAGTGAATTGTATTACTAGACGCTTAATACGCTGTCGTGCAAGTTTTACACCATAACtattatcaatattttcgtttttcAGTGAAATTTGAAGTTTAATTAATGTCATTTTTCCTTTGACTATATTGTATTTGCGATTATGTTCTCTGTGCCGACTAATGTTTGTAAAAGACGAATATATCTTCATAATTATAGGTAACCTTAACTTTTTTCTCATTTcaatcgaaacatttttaaagattttttgCTATGTCTATGTATTGTAGTAATGCGTAAtcataaagatatatttttttaaaaagtgtATTGCTGTATGCATAATATTGATTgtactttaaaaataaaataattttgctaCTGTATGTTTGTCTTTGACACAATATGGataatgataaatatattttatgttgCTTTTGTTAGAATAGAAAACTTGAAGTATGATTTTTATGCCtggtattttaaattttattttataattctgcaattatatttgcaaaaatgaacataatataaaaaagaaatgtttctcaATTGGTTGAGTTAAATTGACAAatattagaatttaattttttttaaacagtctcctttttttgaaaattaataaattttctaactgtcaattaacaattttataataattacgtacaaatgtttaaaatacaCAAATGTTGTAATTTTGTGATTGCAGAATATGGTATTGAGTTTTCGAGTGTCTGAACTTCAGATGCTACTTGGCTTTGCTGGTAGAAATAAATCAGGTAGAAAAACCGAATTACAAACACGTGCACTAGAATTGTTACGTTTGAGATCTCATCCTGTACAGCTCAAAATACGTGAACTCTATAAAACAATACAGTGAGTATATTATTAATGtcaatgcaaatatatattcaaaattgcattaatttataacaataactactattatttCTCACATTGTgaaatgttttatttctttaattgtttCAATACAGAATTGAAAGCTATATTTCTTTCTCTATATGTACTAAGGCATATTATTATACTTTAAGTATTATAAATAAGAGCAGGTTCTAAATACAAGGTACTAattctattgttttttttttcaaaattttgtttagaGCTGATCAATTAGCTGCCCATCAAATGTATGGTCAAACAGGTGGTTCTGGGGAACCACAAATTGATCAAAATATGCATTCCAGAAATTATTACACAAGGTAATTATATAAAACAGtaatatattgtataaaatataatagatgaacttgggaaaaatatttgatttgtaattaattattattaaatatttatttaataatgttATTCTTATTTTTAACTAACGCGAAGACAAGCTATCAGTCAACAACAACAGTCACAATCTTCAGTTTCCAGTGGAAAAGACCTGCCACCAGCACATCAAGCATCTCTACCTCAAGCATCTAGAACCAATCCAGTATATCAATCCACAGGATATAATAGTGTAACACCACAAGTAAGTTTAAACAATTTCATGTAGAGtgtataaagtattatttattgtatatgTTAATATTTCAGCAAACAACAAGTGCAGCTTACAATCAGTATCCATACCCATCAAAAGTTTTACCATCACCATTACAAATACAGCCTCGGAGTCAGTATCCTGTTCATCCAGATGTTCGTCTTAAAAAACTTCCATTTTTTGATTTATTGGCAGAATTGTTGAAGCCATCTAGTTTAATGCCCCAAGGGACTTTAAGACTGCAAGAGAATACATTTATGTTTCATTTGACACCACAACAATCAACAGACATAGCTAGTTCACGAGATTGTCGTGCAGGAAGTAAAATGGATTATACTGTACAGGTATGTTTGGTTAGTTGAAGTACTTTTTAAAACATGGTTaggattgtttttattttatacatattgtatttttaattatggGTGTTGCAGGTACAAATGCGATTTTGTTTACAAGAAACTTCGTGTGAACAAGAAGACTGTTTTCCACCTAGTATTGCTGTGAAAGTTAATGGAAAATTATGCCCCTTACctgtaagaaaataaaagaaataataccactttttctttttcatattgaaattgaaattatatactcaatttttatatattacatcaagtaagttttatttattttttttttcagaatccAATACCTACAAACAAACCAGGGGTAGAACCAAAGAGGCCGCCAAGGCCTGTCAACATTAGTCCTTTAGTTAAGTTATCACCTACTGTAGCAAATCAAATTCATGTGACATGGTCAGCTGACTATGGAAGACGATATGCAATTGCCATATATTTAGTTAGAAAACTATCTAGTACAGAATTATTGTCAAGATTAAAATGTAGAGGTGTTCGACATTCGGATTATACAAGAGGTTTAAGTAAGTAATCAGGACTCATTTTTaaaatcgtttgaaattttaaagacAAATACTATTGGAACAATTTTCTTCATAGTTAAGGAAAAACTTAATGAGGATGCAGATAGTGAAATAGCAACCATGTCGCTTAGAGTGTCTTTAGCATGTCCATTAGGAAAAATGCGAATGTGTACACCATGTCGTGCCTCAACGTGTTCACATTTGCAATGTTTCGACGCATCACTATTTCTTCAGATGAATGAAAGGAAACCCACGTGGAATTGTCCAGTTTGTGATAAATCGGCACTGTTTGATACCCTCGTTATAGATGGATATTTCCAAGAAGTTTTAAATTCCAAGAAATTATTACCAGATGTAAATGAAATTCAGTTGTTACAAGATGGATCATGGGAAAATTTGGTtttgaaaaaagagaaagataaaGACAAAAGCGAAACGAAAGTTATTACGAATTCGCAGGATCGTAAAATTGATGTGGACACTGTAGACCTTGGTGAGATTCCATTTCATTATACATATGTGTAAGAATAAACAGGCGTATATAAAGTTTCCGTTGACATATTTGTTATATACCGTACTTAAGGTTTCATTACTTAATGTATAAAATCTTGTTATGTAATTGTTTAGATGAAAGCAATCCTGCACCCCCAAAGGAGAAGAAACGAGCAGTTGTTATCGATTTAATATCAGATAGCGATGACGATTATGATAATATCACACTCACACAAAGTACAAAAAAATTAGCCAGTGGATCTCCTTCACCAAAAAAATCGCAAACCAGCTCTATTAGTAGTACAAGTGAATCACCAGAATTGATGATAATTgatttagaataaaatttgtttctatgTAGTTGTACCATCAAATTGCCAAATTTGTAACGATGTGAGAATTTTTTACAGAACTAAGAGTTCTAATTAAGTTTCATAGTTCTGTGATTAATGAAACAAAATGTTATTATAAGGACTAATATAAGTAAATTCATGATGTTTTTACTTTTGGTACTTAAAAACGGATAGAAAATGAAGAAGAGAATAtgctgatttttttgtttataataattaagCATTCCTTTGTATTATCCATCAATATGTGTATAGTCTATTTAGCACCTTAGTTCGCTGAGGAATAACTCACGACGATCAAGTTAgatggaataaatattttaatacattttttcagTATGATAGAAAGATCATTATGTAGTATCATTCaaacgaataaagtaattttttattttgtagtgtaaccttttttttttcgcgaattgCTTGACTGATTGTAATAGAAAGTGTTATTTATATCATTAAATCTAAATAGTTTTTCGAAATGTTGATACATCATTCGATTCTTTTAATTGATCAGGGTGAATAAAACGGCTTAGACTATACTTATTGTGGAATTTGTTTTTTACAAAAGTCAATGTTATGTCAAGAAATGAAATGGAAAAACTCGTTGCAAATAGGATGTTAACAATGTAACACATTTGTATCGTTGTTTTGTCTATGTAAATCATCATGCGTTTCGTTTGCCTCAGAGTTTAGTCGTCTGGCGGAGGCTCGGTTGAATTTGGATACACGTAATTACGAAGTGTTATTCCAGAAAGTTGTTGGTCCACAGGTTCTCTTGTGTCATACAAACTTGGAGCTTGAAATATTATGCCAAGCGTTCCTCCAGTACACGCTAATGTGAAAATCAACAGAAAAAGTCTGTCCAAAACCATGGCTACAAATTTCCAATCTTCTATGACCTAGAAGTGCAAGAAATTTTCTATGCGTAAAGTTTTAACGTTAAAATAGTATCATATCTTATAATATGATGCATGTCACAAGAaaagaagccaagaattggcaaATTgttaagaaaagagaaaagtatCAAAAGTAAAACAAATTGAAACACATCACAAAACAGTACTATTCAACTCACTTCATTATCTTTGTCTGCGTCTTTTATATGTTGAGCAATAAAACGCACACCCTTCAAAGCTGATATAACATCCGGAGACAAGTGTCTCGGCATCGTGTTCTCACTGTCGGTGACTATAATTATACATCATCGTTAG
Protein-coding sequences here:
- the LOC143145202 gene encoding chymotrypsin-2-like, whose protein sequence is MEHNQATTTTNEIPKIVGGSTAEDGQYPYQASLRYKSRHFCGGSLLNNRWILTAAHCVSSFNDTGITVVLGTNTLDQGGDEYQSERVIGHPRYSSVLIRNDIGLIKVNKDIVFGDKVKPVALPSENFSKTDYPAMLSGWGTTSYPGEAPNELQQIELSVIDQKQCLNASFRVTNDNICTLNKRGEGACHGDSGGPLVADKEQIGVVSWGIPCARGRPDVFTRVYSYIEWIRKYTEDESL
- the Poli gene encoding DNA polymerase iota encodes the protein MDSIDFDTIIRHPRTIIHIDVDCFYAQVEMLRHPELEGKPLGVQQKNIVVTSNYVAREYGIKKCMSVQEALQLCPGLALVNGEDLTNYRHFSGKILEILHQFTPLVERLGFDDNFLDVTSIVQKYMNSGNDSELNISISIEDKNPVGEVFGPSEEECPCGCHARLIIASKIAAEIRKRIYKELRVTCSAGIAHNKLLAKLAGSLHKPNQQTLVFPCSGPMLLSTIGSVSKIPGVGQKTTQLLVSNNIKTVDDLRKTPLENLEMKLGIDLARKLKDNAEGIDETVVKPTGKKQSIGLEDGFKSVSLVAEVESRLGGLLRRLTELAMEDGRIPIAMRITVRKHDFNKPTSGKRETRQCALPKHLLPSTKSSVYDHAKMLALAMKLFHRTVDVSKPFHLTLLGVAFTKFEERSSGRNSITSFLRKQVAVQSVLDISSEEGISDVSLGSPMSINQDSNDGSAMSTTSSPISKSVGGNNQCAEDDLLNEIEPLPKKTRLEVWLSGRRESPSNEMADLRLSPSSPMQLSPKIDAAVLKSLPIDIQREVTRSWPTTSKPKPNNILKYFIANK